In Methanosarcina barkeri MS, a single window of DNA contains:
- a CDS encoding pro-sigmaK processing inhibitor BofA family protein, giving the protein MVVGIIEVLVLILAILAAYILYKVLQTATSLAINAVLGILVLMAAKLLLGLEIAITWVAVLICAIGGIFGALVIIVLSYLKIAFV; this is encoded by the coding sequence ATGGTAGTTGGAATTATAGAAGTTTTAGTACTGATTCTGGCAATCTTAGCGGCCTATATCTTGTATAAAGTCCTGCAGACCGCAACCAGTCTTGCAATAAATGCAGTACTTGGAATCTTAGTCCTTATGGCGGCAAAACTTTTGCTTGGACTTGAAATCGCAATTACCTGGGTAGCAGTTCTTATCTGCGCAATCGGGGGTATTTTCGGAGCGCTTGTTATAATTGTGCTGAGTTATTTGAAAATAGCTTTCGTATAA
- a CDS encoding CDP-alcohol phosphatidyltransferase family protein yields MIPLSPNTLTLLGFAVSIAAGAAFALGKPFAGGLLILFSGIFDVLDGGVARAKGRITPFGGVLDSVCDRYSDGLMFLGIIAGAVNGRLVLPPIVQIEGWLWAGFALIGSFLVSYTRARAESAGCRKLSVGIAERTERMILLALGGISGFLSWALVLVAVFSHITIIQRVLRAKSILGKP; encoded by the coding sequence CTGATTCCCTTATCTCCGAATACCCTCACGTTGCTGGGTTTTGCCGTAAGCATCGCTGCAGGGGCAGCATTTGCGCTGGGCAAACCTTTTGCAGGTGGTCTTCTTATTCTTTTTAGCGGGATTTTTGATGTCCTTGACGGAGGAGTTGCAAGGGCAAAAGGCCGAATTACGCCTTTTGGAGGCGTGCTCGATTCGGTTTGTGACCGGTACTCCGATGGTCTAATGTTCTTAGGAATAATAGCAGGCGCGGTTAACGGCAGGCTTGTCCTTCCCCCGATTGTGCAAATAGAAGGCTGGCTCTGGGCAGGCTTTGCCCTGATAGGCTCTTTCCTGGTAAGTTACACTCGTGCCCGTGCGGAATCCGCAGGCTGCCGGAAACTGTCAGTAGGAATTGCCGAACGTACGGAAAGAATGATTCTCCTGGCCCTGGGCGGAATTTCAGGTTTTCTAAGCTGGGCTCTGGTACTTGTAGCTGTGTTTTCCCACATTACCATTATCCAGAGAGTCCTTAGGGCAAAAAGCATATTGGGTAAGCCTTAA
- the lysS gene encoding lysine--tRNA ligase, which yields MADTIHWADVIAEDVLKKNGKHLVATGITPSGNIHIGNMREVVTADAVYRALVDKGANADFIYIADNYDPLRKVYPFLPESYVEHVGKPISEIPCPCGNCANYAEHFLKPFLEALRRLGINPKVYRADEMYKTGKYTEAIKTALVKRDAIAKILEEVSGKTVASDWSPFNPRCDQCGRITTTKVTGFDLEAETVDYVCACEHSGTVPMAGGGKLTWRVDWPARWSVLGVTVEPFGKDHASRGGSYDTGKRIVKEIFGHEPPYPIVYEWIMLGKQGAMSSSTGVVVSISDMLKIVPPEVLRYLIIRTKPEKHIQFDPGQPLLSLVDEYERLRTQFRENDPSLGTFQGRVYELSRATGVCQSEIPFKQMVTIYQVARGDFDQVLKIVKRSGFSTEDKKCIKELADNVSKWLKLYAPPFAKFKVKEKVPVQAATLSELQRAFLSAFAALIESRDEISGEEYHMLVYSAKDEGSELNRRIAEKLNAHAPQVDPRELFKAIYISLLGQSSGPKAGWFLSSFEKEFLVERFEEASNYSPEINV from the coding sequence ATGGCTGACACAATTCACTGGGCAGACGTCATAGCCGAAGACGTGTTAAAAAAGAATGGCAAACATCTTGTTGCCACAGGCATTACTCCGTCGGGGAACATCCATATAGGCAACATGAGAGAAGTCGTGACTGCCGATGCTGTTTACCGGGCTCTGGTTGATAAGGGAGCGAATGCGGACTTTATCTATATTGCTGACAATTATGATCCCCTACGCAAGGTTTACCCATTCCTTCCCGAGAGTTACGTAGAACATGTGGGGAAGCCCATCTCCGAAATTCCCTGCCCCTGTGGAAACTGCGCAAACTATGCCGAGCATTTCTTGAAACCTTTCCTGGAAGCCCTCAGGCGACTGGGCATTAATCCTAAGGTTTACAGGGCAGACGAGATGTATAAGACAGGTAAATACACCGAAGCAATAAAAACTGCCCTTGTTAAAAGAGATGCCATTGCAAAAATCCTGGAAGAGGTATCGGGGAAAACCGTAGCTTCGGATTGGAGCCCTTTTAATCCCAGATGCGATCAATGCGGAAGGATCACAACAACGAAGGTAACGGGTTTTGATCTGGAAGCTGAAACCGTGGACTATGTCTGTGCATGCGAGCACTCCGGAACCGTACCCATGGCGGGGGGAGGAAAACTTACTTGGCGCGTAGACTGGCCTGCCCGCTGGTCAGTTTTAGGAGTTACTGTCGAGCCTTTCGGAAAAGACCATGCTTCGAGAGGCGGTTCTTATGATACCGGAAAGAGAATAGTAAAAGAAATTTTCGGGCACGAACCTCCGTACCCAATTGTCTATGAGTGGATAATGCTTGGTAAACAGGGGGCGATGTCTTCTTCTACAGGGGTCGTTGTCTCGATTTCGGACATGCTGAAAATCGTACCACCTGAAGTTCTTCGCTACCTGATCATTCGCACAAAACCTGAAAAACACATTCAGTTTGATCCTGGACAGCCTCTCCTCTCCCTTGTGGACGAATACGAACGACTCAGGACGCAGTTCAGGGAAAATGATCCTTCACTTGGAACTTTTCAGGGAAGAGTGTATGAACTTTCCAGGGCAACCGGGGTCTGCCAGTCTGAAATTCCCTTCAAGCAGATGGTGACTATATATCAGGTAGCAAGGGGAGATTTTGACCAGGTACTGAAAATCGTAAAACGTTCAGGTTTTTCAACTGAAGATAAAAAGTGTATAAAAGAACTGGCAGATAACGTATCGAAATGGCTAAAACTCTATGCTCCACCCTTTGCCAAGTTTAAAGTGAAAGAAAAAGTACCTGTACAGGCAGCAACACTGTCCGAGCTTCAGAGAGCTTTTCTTTCAGCCTTTGCAGCCCTTATTGAATCCAGAGACGAAATTAGTGGAGAAGAATACCATATGTTGGTCTATTCTGCAAAGGACGAAGGTTCCGAATTGAACAGACGGATTGCAGAAAAGCTGAATGCTCATGCTCCTCAGGTTGATCCCAGGGAGCTTTTCAAGGCTATCTATATTTCATTACTTGGGCAGAGTTCAGGCCCCAAAGCCGGTTGGTTCTTATCTTCGTTTGAGAAGGAATTTCTGGTAGAAAGGTTTGAAGAAGCTTCAAATTACAGTCCTGAAATAAACGTATAA
- a CDS encoding nucleoside 2-deoxyribosyltransferase: protein MEKLEKMEISEKRSKKIFLSGSIRGGRQLLETYRFMFDTLEEAGAEVLSWHVADPELEKTEMKMTEEEIYARDMGLLVKSDALIAEVTVPSTGVGYEICRALVQGIPVLCLYSPGAAVSAMVLGNPNHLLEARAYLDKTSLKKIITEFIQAS, encoded by the coding sequence ATGGAAAAACTGGAGAAAATGGAGATTTCGGAAAAAAGAAGCAAAAAAATCTTTTTGTCGGGCTCGATCCGTGGAGGGAGGCAACTGCTTGAGACGTACAGGTTTATGTTTGATACCCTCGAAGAGGCTGGAGCTGAAGTTTTGAGCTGGCACGTTGCAGACCCTGAGCTGGAAAAAACCGAAATGAAAATGACAGAAGAAGAAATCTATGCCAGAGATATGGGGTTGCTCGTAAAAAGCGATGCCCTGATTGCAGAAGTAACAGTGCCTTCTACGGGTGTGGGTTACGAAATCTGCAGGGCGCTTGTACAGGGAATTCCCGTACTCTGTCTTTACAGCCCTGGTGCCGCAGTTTCGGCAATGGTACTGGGAAATCCCAACCATTTACTTGAGGCAAGAGCTTATCTGGACAAAACCTCTCTCAAAAAAATTATTACTGAGTTTATCCAGGCTTCCTGA
- a CDS encoding (Fe-S)-binding protein: protein MDIVEKHRSECKECGQCFKVCPRYNDPGLFNRLYGYLEGKSEIDADYLLRCLTCGLCINACPVGLGIKTLISPARKKWVSEHGLTDRQTMLDPGAENNLFKKIAELDETPAYKESSGSVVYFPGCAGTYINKIMAQAAIALLDKAAVDYTVLSGVEYCCGAVSAGAGDPGPIHRNGQRNIEEIRKRGAKTLITACPGCFKAFKDIYPRIFGKLDFQVLHVSQYLELLIKEGKLTPETVLKHKVFYHDPCHLTRAMGVYQEARDVLEQIPGTELANKTPENSACCGYGGGVRVNYPSESLDVASDRYRAAEKMGCDIIITNCGGCMQNLIEAGQNEKIRVFDLAEYLSLACGIKIEREDPKMLKLVNRAYKLCISGYGGSEGL, encoded by the coding sequence ATGGACATCGTAGAAAAACACAGGTCAGAGTGTAAAGAATGTGGACAATGCTTTAAGGTTTGCCCTCGCTACAATGACCCGGGTTTGTTTAACCGGTTGTATGGATATCTGGAAGGAAAATCGGAAATTGATGCAGACTATCTGCTGCGCTGCCTTACCTGCGGGCTCTGTATAAATGCCTGCCCAGTGGGATTGGGAATAAAAACGCTAATTTCTCCTGCTAGGAAGAAGTGGGTCAGTGAACATGGACTTACCGACAGGCAGACAATGCTAGACCCTGGAGCTGAGAACAACCTCTTTAAGAAGATTGCCGAGCTGGACGAAACTCCTGCGTATAAAGAAAGTTCAGGTTCAGTAGTCTATTTTCCTGGCTGTGCAGGTACGTATATTAACAAAATTATGGCACAGGCTGCGATTGCGCTGCTGGATAAGGCCGCAGTCGATTATACTGTTCTGAGTGGGGTCGAATACTGCTGCGGAGCCGTATCTGCGGGAGCCGGAGATCCAGGTCCTATTCACAGGAACGGACAGCGGAACATTGAAGAAATCCGGAAAAGGGGAGCTAAAACTCTCATTACAGCATGTCCTGGCTGTTTTAAGGCATTTAAAGATATCTACCCTCGAATTTTTGGGAAACTTGATTTTCAGGTGCTGCACGTTTCCCAGTACCTTGAGCTTCTTATAAAGGAAGGAAAACTCACACCTGAAACTGTGCTCAAGCATAAAGTCTTTTATCATGATCCATGTCATCTGACCAGGGCAATGGGAGTATATCAAGAAGCAAGAGATGTGCTTGAGCAAATTCCTGGCACCGAACTTGCCAACAAAACCCCTGAAAATTCGGCATGTTGCGGCTATGGAGGTGGAGTAAGGGTCAATTATCCATCTGAGTCCCTGGATGTGGCATCTGACCGCTACAGAGCTGCCGAAAAAATGGGATGTGATATAATTATCACGAATTGCGGGGGCTGCATGCAGAATCTTATTGAAGCCGGACAGAACGAAAAAATAAGAGTTTTTGACCTTGCCGAATACCTTTCCCTCGCCTGCGGAATAAAAATCGAGAGGGAAGATCCTAAAATGCTGAAACTCGTCAACAGGGCTTATAAACTCTGTATTTCTGGATATGGAGGCTCAGAAGGCTTATAA
- a CDS encoding IS701 family transposase — MDINPPKCTDIDYINFLIAASNVFSCTEAARCYPDIANAPSHDAFTRCLQRQPPDTEALWEEVKSYVKLKGGYLIVDDSTLDKPYAEEIAFVRRMWSGKHHRTVKGIGLVTLVWTDGTTVIPIDFRIYNIDVDDKTKNDHFRDMLDKAEERGFNPKFVLFDTWYASVKNLKAIRQKEWHFLTRLKNNRLVNPDNKGNVPLETVDIPPKGRVVHLKAYGFVKVFRIVSKNGDTQHWVTDVQEMDEAKREDLAKKSWKIEEYHRGIKQFCGVEKCQARKEESQRAHIMFSLRAFLRLELQRIKSGISWFESAMKIRRVAVTEYLRNPQYTLN, encoded by the coding sequence ATGGACATAAATCCACCTAAGTGTACCGACATTGACTACATTAATTTTCTCATTGCGGCTTCTAACGTTTTTAGCTGTACTGAAGCTGCTAGATGTTATCCAGACATAGCTAATGCTCCTTCTCATGATGCTTTTACTCGTTGCCTTCAAAGGCAACCTCCAGACACGGAAGCACTATGGGAGGAAGTAAAAAGTTATGTCAAGCTTAAGGGAGGATACCTAATTGTTGATGATTCAACATTAGATAAACCATACGCAGAAGAAATTGCTTTTGTTCGTCGTATGTGGAGTGGAAAACATCATCGTACTGTAAAGGGAATAGGCCTGGTTACCTTAGTTTGGACTGACGGTACAACCGTTATACCTATCGATTTTCGAATTTATAACATCGATGTAGACGACAAAACAAAGAATGACCATTTCCGTGATATGCTTGACAAGGCCGAAGAACGTGGTTTTAATCCCAAATTCGTTTTATTTGATACATGGTATGCAAGTGTGAAAAACCTTAAAGCCATTAGACAGAAAGAGTGGCATTTCCTTACAAGATTGAAAAATAATCGTTTGGTAAATCCTGACAACAAGGGAAATGTGCCACTTGAAACAGTAGATATTCCTCCAAAAGGACGTGTGGTTCACCTCAAAGCATATGGATTTGTAAAGGTGTTTAGGATAGTTTCAAAAAATGGAGACACGCAACACTGGGTTACAGATGTGCAAGAGATGGATGAAGCAAAACGTGAAGATTTGGCAAAGAAGTCATGGAAAATTGAGGAATATCATAGGGGAATAAAACAGTTCTGTGGTGTCGAAAAATGTCAGGCAAGAAAGGAAGAATCACAAAGAGCACATATAATGTTCTCATTAAGAGCTTTTCTTAGACTGGAATTACAAAGAATCAAAAGTGGAATATCCTGGTTTGAAAGTGCTATGAAAATTAGAAGAGTGGCAGTGACAGAATACTTAAGGAATCCCCAATACACGTTAAATTAA
- a CDS encoding right-handed parallel beta-helix repeat-containing protein, with protein MLKRQVGTLFLIICLILTTVPAALGGQKTITINPTSGSDAQNEINNAINTVASGATSSNSGYVFLGAGTYQISAPIVLKSNVVLKGAGDDTIIFATGSVCNSGGAPAYIFGSGVSNVEVCDLQFKSTATGPGDGGHGGYRNCIQFRSSKDSKIHDILFTRYLYSDGVRITKSSGIEVYNCRMHSTGHDGVGFLSGTKDSRMYNCDVEVQTNTGVRINDCTNIEVDHNTFSGSAESGWCCVEMVNSLTNVNVHHNIMHDFKGSSSSAGIGSFNANGSINVYDNVMWAVSPYVMVGSGSNILEPFDHSLENWVAKGYGYGYVAN; from the coding sequence ATGCTAAAAAGGCAGGTAGGAACCCTATTCCTGATAATATGTCTTATTTTAACAACCGTGCCCGCTGCTTTAGGCGGACAGAAAACAATAACTATAAATCCGACGTCTGGATCCGATGCCCAGAATGAAATTAATAATGCAATAAATACCGTAGCATCAGGAGCGACATCAAGTAACTCTGGATATGTTTTCCTTGGTGCTGGCACTTATCAGATAAGTGCACCCATAGTTTTGAAATCTAATGTGGTACTGAAAGGTGCAGGCGACGATACAATAATATTTGCTACCGGTTCAGTTTGTAACTCTGGAGGAGCACCTGCATATATATTCGGGTCAGGTGTCTCCAACGTTGAAGTATGCGATCTTCAGTTCAAAAGTACGGCGACCGGGCCTGGTGATGGAGGTCACGGAGGCTATCGAAACTGCATACAATTCCGGTCTTCGAAGGATAGTAAAATACATGATATTTTATTCACCCGCTATTTGTATAGTGATGGTGTAAGAATCACTAAAAGCTCTGGAATAGAAGTATATAACTGCAGAATGCATTCGACCGGGCATGATGGTGTAGGATTCTTATCAGGTACTAAGGATTCCAGAATGTATAACTGTGATGTTGAGGTTCAAACCAATACAGGTGTCAGAATAAACGATTGCACAAACATCGAAGTGGATCACAATACGTTTTCAGGTAGTGCCGAGTCTGGATGGTGTTGCGTTGAGATGGTAAATTCACTGACGAACGTGAATGTCCATCATAATATCATGCACGATTTCAAAGGATCAAGCAGCAGTGCAGGCATTGGGAGTTTTAATGCAAACGGATCAATTAATGTTTATGATAACGTTATGTGGGCTGTATCGCCTTACGTTATGGTAGGATCCGGCTCAAACATATTAGAACCATTTGATCACAGTCTTGAGAATTGGGTAGCAAAAGGATATGGATACGGCTATGTTGCCAACTGA
- a CDS encoding DMT family transporter, with translation MEGVFVDLKALKKQESKRKISKGYMWAFFCAIFWGIWYLPGTVVWVLNPFDEMSSAIAKTSGDGISLVVTAVLITAFNALAVMLALMVWNGVLGKYGELVRTLKEFHPCSKWFFLASIFGGPMAILGSFIAMGFIGGSFAAVAGLLYPVVGSILAYYWYGEKISKRAAIGIAVIVLGGISIYGGGLFTELSSGNVPWIGYLGGLMAAAGWGIEGAIAGKGLDIAEPDAGLTLRFLGENIIWWIIIVPVLALVGFPMYSFALQAFDPLTILILVFAGITFGFCYVTWYKSFPLIGVGRGQGIGNLYGLCAIIFLFLFFGDVPDWTIIIGGALCIAGSFIMFTEDASELETLRGE, from the coding sequence ATGGAGGGAGTTTTCGTGGATTTGAAAGCTTTAAAAAAACAGGAAAGTAAAAGAAAAATCAGTAAAGGGTACATGTGGGCCTTTTTCTGTGCTATATTCTGGGGAATCTGGTATTTGCCAGGAACCGTTGTTTGGGTTCTTAACCCTTTTGATGAAATGAGTAGTGCTATCGCTAAAACAAGTGGAGACGGCATATCTCTTGTTGTGACTGCCGTACTGATTACTGCCTTTAATGCATTGGCTGTCATGCTGGCACTTATGGTCTGGAACGGAGTACTTGGAAAATACGGAGAACTCGTAAGGACTCTTAAGGAATTCCATCCCTGCTCCAAGTGGTTCTTCCTTGCTTCTATCTTCGGTGGTCCTATGGCAATTCTAGGTTCTTTCATTGCTATGGGCTTTATCGGGGGATCATTTGCAGCTGTTGCAGGCCTTCTTTACCCTGTAGTGGGTTCAATTCTTGCTTACTACTGGTATGGAGAAAAGATTTCCAAGAGGGCGGCAATCGGTATTGCAGTCATCGTTCTGGGAGGTATTTCTATTTACGGTGGTGGACTTTTTACTGAACTTTCTTCAGGTAACGTCCCCTGGATAGGATATCTCGGAGGTTTGATGGCGGCTGCCGGCTGGGGCATTGAAGGTGCAATTGCAGGCAAAGGTCTTGATATTGCAGAACCGGATGCCGGGTTGACTCTTCGCTTCCTTGGTGAGAACATAATTTGGTGGATCATCATTGTGCCAGTTCTTGCACTTGTGGGCTTTCCGATGTACTCGTTTGCACTGCAGGCATTTGATCCTTTGACCATACTGATCTTGGTCTTTGCAGGTATCACCTTTGGTTTCTGCTACGTTACATGGTACAAATCTTTTCCACTTATAGGAGTTGGGAGAGGCCAGGGAATTGGAAACCTCTATGGACTCTGTGCTATCATCTTCTTATTCCTCTTCTTTGGAGATGTTCCGGATTGGACTATTATTATAGGCGGTGCTCTCTGTATCGCTGGAAGTTTCATTATGTTTACTGAAGACGCAAGTGAACTTGAAACTCTGAGAGGTGAGTAA
- a CDS encoding class I SAM-dependent methyltransferase, translating to MNKLDTFNLEDSQASSTKNHFLAWDKEYTHLKWGGPAPIRDIQAYLLLGSTVLDAGSGNGRYLGELARHYNAVGIDISITALNGSRARLSRSGRFAEHLGASILDLPFKTHTFDGILCYGVLQHLFKKERESAVEEFSSILRKGGFFFFEAFGYKDMRCGGEPSIHCEERTFSRQNGIIYHYFTKEEVRTLFKGFEIMELEDVIKEKNFKGKVYRRHLIKGIFRKT from the coding sequence ATGAATAAATTGGATACATTTAACTTAGAAGATTCACAGGCAAGCTCCACGAAAAATCATTTTCTGGCCTGGGACAAAGAATATACCCACTTGAAATGGGGCGGTCCTGCCCCTATCCGGGATATCCAGGCTTATCTTCTGCTCGGATCCACGGTTCTTGATGCAGGTTCAGGAAATGGGAGATATCTTGGGGAACTTGCAAGGCATTACAACGCAGTAGGAATTGATATTTCTATAACGGCTCTTAATGGTTCCAGAGCTCGGCTTTCAAGGAGCGGCAGGTTTGCTGAACACCTTGGTGCAAGTATCTTGGACCTGCCCTTCAAAACCCATACTTTTGATGGAATTCTCTGTTACGGAGTACTTCAGCATCTCTTTAAAAAAGAAAGGGAATCCGCTGTTGAAGAGTTCAGTTCTATACTCCGAAAAGGCGGTTTTTTCTTCTTCGAGGCATTCGGCTATAAAGATATGCGTTGTGGAGGAGAACCTTCAATCCATTGTGAAGAAAGGACTTTTTCCCGACAAAACGGGATAATCTACCACTACTTTACTAAAGAAGAAGTCAGAACACTTTTCAAGGGATTTGAAATTATGGAGCTGGAAGATGTAATAAAAGAAAAAAATTTCAAAGGGAAAGTTTATAGAAGGCATCTGATAAAAGGAATCTTTAGGAAAACTTGA
- the mtbC gene encoding dimethylamine corrinoid protein MtbC: MSKEELLQELADAIISCKKDTVLAVVEKAKGELEPSEIIEKGLAAGMNEVGVRFERGKLFLPHVMMAADAMTAGVAALKDLMPEGASGSKLGVIVNGTVEGDVHDIGKAIVSTMLQSAGFEVHDIGRDVPIRNFIEKAKEVNADMIGISALMTTTLQGQKSVIELLKEEGLRDKVKVMVGGAPATQAWADKIGADCYAENATEAVAKAKELLA; this comes from the coding sequence ATTAGCAAAGAAGAATTGCTTCAGGAACTTGCAGATGCTATAATTTCCTGCAAGAAGGATACAGTACTCGCTGTAGTTGAAAAAGCTAAAGGAGAACTGGAACCTTCCGAAATAATAGAAAAAGGACTTGCAGCAGGCATGAATGAGGTTGGTGTCCGTTTCGAGAGAGGAAAATTGTTTCTGCCACATGTGATGATGGCTGCCGATGCGATGACTGCAGGAGTTGCAGCTCTTAAGGATCTTATGCCTGAAGGGGCTTCCGGCTCAAAGCTCGGTGTTATTGTGAACGGTACCGTAGAAGGTGATGTTCATGATATTGGAAAGGCAATCGTATCCACAATGCTTCAATCTGCCGGCTTTGAAGTACATGACATTGGCCGTGATGTTCCAATCAGGAATTTTATTGAGAAGGCAAAGGAAGTCAATGCTGATATGATTGGAATTTCCGCTCTTATGACCACAACTCTCCAGGGACAGAAAAGTGTAATTGAGCTCCTCAAAGAAGAAGGACTCAGAGATAAAGTAAAAGTCATGGTAGGCGGTGCACCTGCAACCCAGGCCTGGGCTGACAAAATCGGTGCAGACTGCTATGCTGAGAATGCAACCGAAGCTGTTGCAAAAGCAAAAGAGCTGCTGGCTTAA
- a CDS encoding right-handed parallel beta-helix repeat-containing protein, which yields MLKRQIGTLFLVTCLILTTVPAVLGAQNTITVKPTSGSGAQTAINNAINSVASGATSSNPGYVLLSAGTYKISAPIVMKSNVVLKGAGDDTIIFATGSVCNSGGAPAYIFGPGVSNVEVCDLQFKSTATGPGDGGHGDYRNCIKFTSSSDSKVHDILFTRYLYGDGVRISKSSGIEIYNCRMHSVGHDGVSFLSGTKNSRMYNCDVEVQTNTGVRIDNCVNVEVDHNTFSGSTGSGWCCVELENSLTNANVHHNIMHDFKGSSSSAGIGNIHASGSISVHDNVMWNVSPYVAVGSGSNILGPSDHSVKNWVAKGYGYGSLNN from the coding sequence ATGCTAAAAAGACAGATAGGAACCCTATTCCTGGTAACATGCCTTATTTTAACAACCGTACCCGCTGTGTTAGGCGCACAGAACACAATAACTGTAAAACCGACGTCTGGATCAGGTGCCCAGACTGCAATTAATAATGCAATAAATTCCGTAGCATCAGGAGCGACATCAAGTAACCCTGGATATGTTCTCCTTAGTGCTGGCACTTATAAGATAAGTGCACCTATAGTTATGAAATCTAATGTGGTACTGAAAGGTGCAGGCGACGATACAATAATCTTTGCTACCGGTTCAGTTTGTAACTCTGGAGGAGCACCTGCATATATATTCGGGCCAGGTGTCTCCAACGTTGAAGTATGCGACCTTCAGTTCAAAAGTACGGCGACCGGACCTGGTGATGGAGGTCACGGAGATTATAGAAACTGCATAAAATTCACGTCTTCGAGTGATAGTAAAGTACATGATATTTTATTCACTCGCTATCTGTACGGTGATGGTGTCAGAATCAGTAAAAGTTCTGGAATAGAAATATACAACTGCAGGATGCATTCCGTAGGACACGACGGTGTATCATTCTTATCAGGTACTAAGAATTCCAGAATGTATAACTGTGATGTTGAGGTTCAAACCAATACAGGTGTCAGGATAGACAATTGCGTGAATGTTGAAGTGGATCACAATACCTTTTCAGGTAGTACCGGTTCTGGCTGGTGCTGCGTTGAGCTGGAAAATTCACTGACAAATGCAAATGTCCATCATAATATAATGCATGACTTTAAAGGCTCAAGCAGCAGTGCAGGCATTGGAAATATTCATGCAAGCGGATCAATTAGCGTTCATGATAATGTTATGTGGAATGTGTCGCCGTACGTTGCGGTAGGATCAGGCTCAAATATACTAGGACCATCTGACCACAGCGTTAAGAATTGGGTCGCAAAAGGTTATGGATACGGCTCTCTTAACAACTAA
- a CDS encoding methyltransferase cognate corrinoid protein, which yields MANKEEIIAKAKEAITDFDDELAEEVANEALAAGIDPVELIEKGFTAGMEEVGEKFGQGELFLPHVLAAAEAMNSGIKVITPEMEKRKSQTKSLGTVAIGTIEGDIHSIGKDIVASMLNIAGFKVVDLGRDVPINTFVEKVKELKPQVVASSALMTTTMVNQIQIEEQLKEAGVRDQVKTMVGGAPVTQDWADKIGADIYGESANDAVAKVKAALNV from the coding sequence ATGGCAAACAAAGAAGAAATCATTGCAAAAGCAAAAGAAGCAATCACCGATTTTGACGATGAACTTGCAGAAGAAGTAGCAAATGAAGCCCTTGCTGCAGGAATTGACCCCGTAGAGCTTATTGAGAAAGGCTTTACCGCAGGCATGGAAGAAGTAGGAGAAAAATTCGGCCAGGGCGAACTTTTCCTGCCACATGTACTTGCAGCTGCTGAGGCAATGAATTCCGGTATAAAAGTTATCACCCCTGAAATGGAAAAGCGCAAGTCTCAAACCAAAAGCCTCGGAACCGTTGCTATCGGAACCATCGAAGGCGACATCCACTCCATCGGAAAGGATATTGTAGCTTCCATGCTTAACATTGCAGGTTTCAAAGTAGTGGACCTCGGAAGAGATGTCCCAATTAACACTTTTGTAGAAAAAGTAAAAGAACTCAAACCCCAGGTTGTTGCATCCTCCGCACTTATGACAACCACGATGGTCAACCAGATCCAGATTGAGGAACAGCTGAAAGAAGCAGGTGTTCGCGACCAGGTAAAGACCATGGTCGGTGGCGCTCCTGTTACCCAGGACTGGGCAGACAAGATCGGCGCAGATATCTATGGTGAAAGCGCTAATGACGCAGTCGCCAAGGTAAAAGCAGCCCTGAATGTCTGA